GTCGAGGATCCCGGAGGAATCGTCGTGACCGCCCAGCTGACCCCACCCGCCATCCGCTCGGCCGCCATTCGCTTGGCCCCCACCGCCGCAGATGCGATCCGCCGCCTCCCGGGCGCGCCCACCCCCGACGCCCCGCCAGCCGAACGTCGGGGCCGCACGCCCGTTTCAAGGACCTGGCCACCTCGCGCAAGCTGCTGGCTGGATACCTCGTCGTGGTGCTGCTGATGATCGGGGTGGGCATCTTCGCCATTTCGTACCTCGGCACCGCCCAGGACCGCCTCGACGCGATGTACCGAGACAGCATGCAGGCGACGCTCTGGCTGGCGGACACCGAGCAGCAGATGACGGCCATCACCGACTCGCTGCACGACGCCGCCCTCTCCGGGCGCGACGCGTCGGTGACCGACCTGGAGGCCACGATCGCGGAGAAGGACGCAGCCCTGGACGAGTCGTGGAAGCTCTACACCTCGACGGACATGAGGGGGCGTAAGGAGGCCCGCGACGCCTTCAACGCGGCGCTGGCCGACTGGCGCAGCGTCCGTGACGGCGAGCTGGTCCCGCTCATCGCGGCGGCGCGCACCGACGAGGTGATCACGACGCTGCAGAACAACATCGTCGGCCCCGAGGACGCGGCGGGCGCGGCCCTCGGCGACCTGGTCACGATCGAGACCGACGTCGCCCAGGCCACGATCGACGACGCGCGCACCGGCTACCACGGGGCGCGGAACCTCATCGTCGGCCTGCTGGTGGCGGCGACCCTGCTCGCGGTGGGACTGGCGGTCGGCCTCGCGCTCGCCCTCGGCCGGATGGTGGCGCGTCCGCTGCAGCGCACGGTGGAGGTGCTGGAGCAGGTGGCGGCGGGTCGTCTGGACGGTCGGCTGGCGGTGGAGTCCGCGGACGAGGTCGGCCGCATGAGCACGGCGCTGAACGGCGCCCTGACTAGGTTGTCGTCGGCGATGGGTCAGATGGACCACAACGCGCAGTCGTTGGCGTCGGCGTCGGAGGAGCTGTCGGCGGTGTCGGGTCAGATGAGTGGGTCGGCGTCGGAGTCGTCGTCGCAGGCGGGGCTGGTCTCGGCTGCTGCGGAGCAGGTGTCGCGGAACGTGCAGACGGTGGCGACGGGGACCGAGGAGATGTCGGCGTCGATCCGTGAGATCGCGCAGAACGCGTCGAATGCTGCGGGTGTGGCGGCGCAGGCGGTGGTGGTGGCGGAGTCGACGAACGCGACGGTGGCGAAGCTGGGTGATTCGTCGGCGGAGGTCGGGAACGTGATCAAGGTGATCAACTCGATCGCGGAGCAGACGAACCTGTTGGCGTTGAACGCGACGATCGAGGCGGCTCGTGCGGGTGAGGCGGGCAAGGGTTTCGCGGTGGTGGCCAACGAGGTCAAGGAGCTGGCGCAGGAGACGGGGAAGGCGACCGAGGACATCGGGCGTCGGATCGAGGCGATCCAGTCGGACACGGAGGCTGCGGTGGCGGCGATCGCTGAGATCGCGGAGATCATCGGTCAGATCAATGACACGCAGGCCACGATCGCGTCGGCGGTGGAGGAGCAGACGGCGACGACGAACGAGATGTCGCGGAACGTGGCGGAGGCGGCGACGGGGTCGAGTGACATCGCGGTGAACGTGACGGGTGTGGCGCGTAGTGCCTCGGACACGCAGGCGGCGGCGAACTCGACGTCGCAGGCGGCTGACGAGCTGGCCCGGATGGCGGCCGAGATGCGCACCCTCGTCGGCCAGTTCCAGTACTGAGGGGCGCGGTCTGGCCCTCGCGCAGCGGATCCGATCTACGGGCGAGGGACTGTCGCGCAGGGGGTTGAAACCAACCGCTGGTCATCGATCCGACCGATGCGCCGCAATCCTCCCCTGACACGGACCTCAGACCTCAGACCTCAGACCTCGCAGCCGATCTGCTGGGGAGATCAGACAGTGATCACCGCGACACCACCAGTGGCGGCACCCACACGACTGTGCCCATAGGCGACCCGCACATCATCGGAACTTCGGTCGCCTCACACGACGGTGACCGAACGCAACGAGCCGATCGTCCGTATGGAAGCGCCCCGAGCACGTCACCAGGGTGAGCAGCCCGCCGGCGCGGCGCCTAAGTGGGCTAGACACCGCCGCCCGGGTTACCCGGAACCGCGTCGAGCACCCATTCGGCTGTGAAGGGCACGACAAGTGAGTCCCCTGCGGTATCCAGAACGCAGGTATAGATCAACTCGGCCGTCTCGACGATGACCTCGTCCCCTGGAGCAAGGTCAGGCATGTTGTGCAGTGGGTTCGCCGTGGTTCACGCGGTGACCGGCCAGCACGTAGTTGCCACGACCTCCGGCTTCAGCGCCGTCGACGAGGCGTCCAAAGCCGGCCCCAGCTCGGCGTCGCTCGTTCCATCCAGCACCAGCACCGGCACGACGTACTCCGCACCGAAACAAGGAATCCGAACGACCGCTGACACCAGGCCGTGCGACGTCTTGACGAGGGTCGCGGATCCCGGGCTGCGCCCTGACCATTCGCGGGTCGCCTGCTCGACAAGCGCACGGTGTACGCTTCGAGACGAGACGTTGGTGCCCACACCTGCCATACGACGTGCCCCCCAGCATCAATCCCACGAGGATCGGCACGAGACCGACACGGCCTTGCCAGCGGCGCCCAAGCCCTTCGTCCTGCAGCACCCGACGCCATCACTTCAGTTCGCGCTCCGGATGCGCCAAGACGTCGGGTTCTCATCCCGCCACGATCGAGCAGACGCCGCCGACGACAAGCGAGACCGACAAGCCAGACGCCGACTGCTTCGACCTCGCCGCGGCCTGGTACGTCTACCGGAGCGGCATCCACCGCCCCACGATCGGTGAGCTTCGCGACGAGCGGCCGGCAGATCCTTCGACCCGCACCGGACGTCAGAGTGGACGCAGCGGGGTCCAGCACAACTGCCGACACGTCGCAGACGCGGATCGGTCCTACCGGACCAGCGGCCTTGAGGACAACCGGTCGATGATCAAGGGCAACGCGGGACAGGACCGGCTCGTGGCCCATCTGTCGACCTGACACAGGATTGAGAGGACACGCGCGGCAGCGGCTCCGCAGAGTTTGGTCCGACCGCCCCGCAGGACGGTCGGCGCCACCATCATACAAGATACAAGGCGAGAGGTGGTCCCTCAAAATGTTCACCGCAACAATCGCAGCCCGCATCGAACCGACGATCCGGCGCACTGGAACAGCCCCCGTAGCCAGCGCAGTGCCGTCCGAGCCACCACCGAGGTCACGACCGCACACACCACACCGTCGGCTGGGGTGTTGTGTCTCGAGCTGCCCCGCAGGAGCTCCCGCCCGGCACCTTCGCTCTAACATGCGCTTCAGACCGCCATCCGTCCAGCCCCGAACACGCCCACGCTCGGGAGCCTGCTAGGAGTGCCGCCAGTGGACCGCCTTACCTTCAACCAGCAGTTGGCCGAGACCGCCCGACGCACCGCCGAAGCTAGCGACGGCGGGCACACTCTCGACCAGGCCGTGAACCTTCCCGTCGAGCTGATCCAACGGTGCTCGCTCGCCGGCATCGCCGTCATCCACTACAGCCACCGCTCGCATCAGCCACATCCGCTTGCCCACACCGCCGGCCCGGCCCGCCCCGCCCGCGACGAGAAGAACGACAGGCAGGCCGACGGGCAGGCCGACGGACGCGCACGAGACCACTCGGCACATCGAGCAGGCAGCATCGACAGCCCTGCCGTCAGCCACGACGACGCCCGCCGCGTCGACAAGCTCCAGCACGAGCTACGCCAAGGTCCGCTCATCGAACTCCGCCACGACG
Above is a genomic segment from Nocardioides okcheonensis containing:
- a CDS encoding methyl-accepting chemotaxis protein — its product is MVLLMIGVGIFAISYLGTAQDRLDAMYRDSMQATLWLADTEQQMTAITDSLHDAALSGRDASVTDLEATIAEKDAALDESWKLYTSTDMRGRKEARDAFNAALADWRSVRDGELVPLIAAARTDEVITTLQNNIVGPEDAAGAALGDLVTIETDVAQATIDDARTGYHGARNLIVGLLVAATLLAVGLAVGLALALGRMVARPLQRTVEVLEQVAAGRLDGRLAVESADEVGRMSTALNGALTRLSSAMGQMDHNAQSLASASEELSAVSGQMSGSASESSSQAGLVSAAAEQVSRNVQTVATGTEEMSASIREIAQNASNAAGVAAQAVVVAESTNATVAKLGDSSAEVGNVIKVINSIAEQTNLLALNATIEAARAGEAGKGFAVVANEVKELAQETGKATEDIGRRIEAIQSDTEAAVAAIAEIAEIIGQINDTQATIASAVEEQTATTNEMSRNVAEAATGSSDIAVNVTGVARSASDTQAAANSTSQAADELARMAAEMRTLVGQFQY